The sequence gtcttattgatatagcaccatagacactgcttatgtacactatgggttgggactgccgtTAGAAACCGTCGCACCCAACACGTAAAATGGAGCAGCAaaatagcatataattaattaattaattaaacacttAAAAAAGACTAACATGATTTTAAATCAATtacctatataaatttttaataaaaaaattaaaattactaaAACAAGTATAATACCATTTATAAGCAGGGGCAATTTCTCATTTCACCATGTTATGAAGCCTGTACTaatttgattatattttgaaatatactaatttgattatatttttttcaagtttgctcatttgaccttgtttttcaaaattgaagatCAAGACTGATTTTATTTCATGATGATAAGATAATAGTGTTAACTAAGGGGCAAATTATCCTTTTCGTCCTTACTCAGTTGACCATGCTTCTTTTTTTATCCGAATCCTTGACATACTTGTAATAAAATCTAGCATAGATTCGATAGTTTTGATACAAGTTTGATAGTTTTGGCTTGAAATCAACAAATTCGATAAAATCAAATTAGcaaaatttgatatatttatGGCTGaactttcaaaaatattttcgtAGCATATTTgtctttttcctctcctctctcctactccctccgtcccattttaagtgcatcCATATTTTTCCGTACtcaattttgatcgtccgttttatttgaaagtttttctaaaagaaattaaaaacataagtcacgcataaagtattattcatgttttatcatctcataacaataaaaaagtaCTAGTTATAAAaaagattttaaataaaacgaacgattaAAATTAGGCAAAAATGCACTTAAAATTGGCGGAGGGAGACATGGAGTACTTGCTGTATAAGGgtggaaaataaaagaaatgcaGCCAAAATCTCTCACCAActttactagtactactctaTCAACCCTTCTTCCCAGTCAGTCCACTCCACTCCCCAAACCTTCTCGACccttcttctcccctcccctccccccaccgTCTCGCGCGgcgtcgccttcctcctccgcctccgccgcgctaCAACCCTAGGCCCTCCCGGCGACGGTGGGGAGCGCCCGCGCGATgctgccgcagcagcagcagcagcagaagcagcaggcggcggcgctgatgcCGCCGTCCATGTACGcgatgccgccaccgccgccgctccaccaccaccaccacccgctcctcgccgccgcgccgccccagCAGCAGGTCCGTGCCGTGCCCCCCACACAGTTAGCTGCCCGCGAAAGAGGCTGCGGGTTTCGCGGGAGTTTGGTCGGGTAAAGCGGGGGAGCTTTGCTAGTCTCGCTGATTGATCGCTTCGTTTCCTGTGCCTTGGCTCTGCTAGCGTCGAATGGTTTCCAACTGTTGGGTTCCTAGATTTCGATTGATTGACGGGTGTTGTGTGGGGTGAAAAAGTGAAAGCATTGGTGGTCTCTGACTCTGATTTACGGGTGTTGTGGAAAATGACGGATCTTTTGAGTGATACCGAGGTGATTTGCACGAAATTGAGGGGCTTTCTAGTTGTGTTTCATGCATGCTTGCTGCTTGTGGGGAGGGTAGTGCAATTCGGAATTCAAAGAcaccttttttctttctcttgttTGGAGAATACAAGTCTGAGAATTTGAGTGATCCGAATTTATGCAGTGTTCTGATACTTGATCAGTTAATTTTGTTTGAGATTGGTCTTCAGGTGATCTGGAAGTTTTGTGCTTCTGATTGTAACGAGTAATTAATCGATAAAATCTTGAAGGACTTAGGGAGTTTTGTGTTTCTCTTTGTTTGATTTTGCAAAGGTATAGCCTTTGGGACTTTTGGGTGATTTAGGTCCGTTTGGTTTGAATCCTTGCAGGGTTGGGGATTGTTTGGGCTTAGGTGCCCACTTTTTTGGTGCTTCTTGTTGTCTTGGTTAGGAATATTTTGATTCCTTTTGGTTGGTTAAGTTAGTTCAACCTTATCTAGTTGCGAATGGAGATCACATTACTCTTGTTGCTGTGTTGCACGGATCACATCATTGTGATGTACTGATGTCTAAGTAAAACATGCATCATTGATGAGGTCTGATTTCCTTTTACTCAGGTTAGGATTTGTAGGGCTTGGATTTTAGCTCTCATTTGTAAGGTTCCTATTTTATTACTAGctgaaatttttctatatttgaCATACACGTCTATTCTGTACCCTGATTGATCGGGAGCGCCGTTTTTACCCCCTTTTGCTGGCAAATAAAGCATGCAGCTTTCTCCCTTCCTCTGTTACATTTATCTCATTGGAACTTTGCTGTAGTATCTGCAGGATGCCTTGTGTAGTTTGCATGTACCAGGCTTCTTTTTGCTAAGGCGTTTCCTATTATTTGTagatttttatttcttctttccttgtttttttacatttttatttttgcagatAGAGCCAATCCTTACTGGAAATCTGCCTCCTGGCTTTGATACGAGTACATGCCGCAGTGTGTGAGTCCCATTAgggattctttttatttttttattttcttttcttcgtaTGCTTGAAAATGCATAAGTTCATGCTTTGGACTTTAGGGCATCTTTTCCTGTACACATGTAATGTAATTTAATACATCTAGCAAGAATCTTCCATTAGCTGTGTACACAAGCACATATTTTGTTGGTGAAGCTTTTGCAAGTCTATCTGCTAGCCACTGTTTTCTTAATTGCATGTTGGCCATGTATACATTAAAACTTTGACACAATGGTATTTTGGTAACATGAAATTTTACATACTATATTTATTTCATAGCTGAAAGTAAGGTGAAAATTTGTGCCTTGAATACATTTACAAGATCTATATGCATTAATCCTTACTAAAAATTGAAACATGTCTAATGTTTTCTGTTCACAAAATAACACGGCAAATTTATTAATCTTTGTATTTCTTATGTAAGAGCATATTTTGCATGGAAGCATGGTCTAATGTTTTCTGATATGCtctattttcataattttagatATGTTGGCAATGTTCATGTTCAAGTCACAGAGGCACTTCTCCGAGAGGTTTTTCAGAGTACTGGTTTAGTTGAAGGATGCAAGCTTATACGAAAAGAGAAGGTTTGCTTTCATTACCTGATTTTTCTGTTCATTTCAGTTATATTTTTGAAAGCGTATCCTTTGTGGGGTGATTCAGTCTGACACAACTATTGTCATGAGGATCTCATGATTTACTTTTAAACATATGTTTCTGCAGTCATCTTATGGCTTTGTTGACTACTATGACCGCAGATCAGCTGCATTAGCAATTTTGACACTTAATGGAAAGCAAATGTAAGAGAAAAGCTATTCATTTCTGCTAGTTTGTTGAAgcttaattatgtttttttttctccccaaaAACACTCATTGAAGAAAAATGATACAGTTTTGGGCAGCTTATCAGAGTTAATTGGGCATATGCTAGTGGGCAGAGGGAGGACACAACAGGTTGATACTATGTTTGCTTTTTATACCAGTATTCTCAGAATTTTTTGATATAACTTTTGGCAAGACATGGTAAATTTTATCACTTTTGCAGACCATTTCAATATTTTTGTTGGTGATCTTAGCCCAGAGGTTACTGATTCCGCATTATTTGCATTCTTCTCTGGATATTCCAGTTGCTCGTAAGTATTTATTACCTTTATCCACTAGTGTTTTCTGCCATTGGCCCAATTTGGCTTTTCCTACCCCAGCTGTATAATATTTTGTGCGTTGTCAGCTGTCCTCTTTTAATTCTTCTGTTGTCACGATTTCATAATAATCATCAGTTGTGTCAGTAGTACCTCTACCGCCACTAGGATACATCCTAGTTCACTTTTCATACCATTTTCTTTATCTTACTAATTAAATTAAGGTTTATCTGGATCTTAAATTGCACTACTTTCTGGTATCTAGTGATGCCCGAGTTATGTGGGATCAAAAGACTGGAAGATCTAGAGGTTATGGCTTTGTTTCCTTCAGGAATCAACAGGTATGGTAATTCTAAAAGCACGTGCATTTGTATGGGTTCTTTGTTTACTCCTgtcacttaaaaaaaagttttttggTGAGCTTACAGGATGCACAAAGTGCCATAAATGACCTAAATGGTATGTCATGCACAAACTCCAAATATTTCTCATTTAAGAATGTACAATGTTTTTGGGTTGTGTGGTTTTGGATTTGGTTGGCTTGGTGCCTTATTCATCTGATCTTATTCATAGCACAATGGCTTGGAAGTCGGCAGATACGCTGCAACTGGGCAACAAAGGGTGCCAGCAATGGCGAGCAGCAGACTTCAGATTCAAAAAACGTAGCTGATCTGACTAACAATTTGACAGGTAATCTTTATGGATATGTAACATATTTGTGTTAgtcatattttaatattttaaattccTTCAATTTGCTAGTATGTACTTTCAGAAGACAGAATAAATTAAAGCATAGTGTTTTAGCTGTGCATTGCAAATGTGAGAGGTTTggtaattaaatataaaaatatagaataataTATAGAGAGCCTTCAAACATATTGCTTCCTGCAAATGGTAGAGGTTTGGTAATTAAAAACCACTTCCTCTTTGAGTTCTTCTAACAAATAACTCAGGCAGTAACATTACAAAACATTGCCTGGTTTAGCCAGAATATTTTTGTAACGAATGATGGTGTTGATCTGTTCTACTCCTATTTTCATTATGATTTTGCTGTGTGCGTCTTCTTTCGTTGTTGTGCTGCGCACTTGCATGATACTCTTAGCCCTGCTGTTGGAATGAAGGGCTGCAGTTCATTGTTCTTAATACGATGGGCTTCAGTATGAATATATGATGAGTTGTGCTGTTCTTTTTTAATCTTGTTCAGAAGACGGGAAGGAGAAAGCAAATGAAGATG is a genomic window of Oryza glaberrima chromosome 7, OglaRS2, whole genome shotgun sequence containing:
- the LOC127780635 gene encoding oligouridylate-binding protein 1-like, with the protein product MLPQQQQQQKQQAAALMPPSMYAMPPPPPLHHHHHPLLAAAPPQQQIEPILTGNLPPGFDTSTCRSVYVGNVHVQVTEALLREVFQSTGLVEGCKLIRKEKSSYGFVDYYDRRSAALAILTLNGKQIFGQLIRVNWAYASGQREDTTDHFNIFVGDLSPEVTDSALFAFFSGYSSCSDARVMWDQKTGRSRGYGFVSFRNQQDAQSAINDLNAQWLGSRQIRCNWATKGASNGEQQTSDSKNVADLTNNLTEDGKEKANEDAPENNPQYRTVYVGNLAHEVTQDVLHRLFHALGAGAIEEVRIQLGKGFGFVRYSNHAEAALAIQMGNGRILGGKPIKCSWGNKPTPPGTTSAPLPPPAAPSVTAADLLEYQRSLALSKMVSSQALMQAQAQQHLKQAMGMGAGVSQAMYDASFPNVGPSQQQLMYY